The Kocuria flava nucleotide sequence GGACGGGGAACCCGGACCGGAGCAGTGCCTGCAGGTGCAGGCAGGATCATGGACGGAACGGACGGCGGACGCCGCGGAAGGAGCAGCACCATGGACGGAAGAACCCTCCAGGAGGTGGCCGCCCTGGCCGCGGCCGCGATGCCGGGGGTGTCCCTCACGCACCCCTTCGGCCCGGAGCACGACGTGTACAAGGTCGCGGGCAGGATCTTCCTCATGACCACCGAGGTGACCGGTGAGCCGCTCGCGACGATGAAGTGCGAGCCCGAGCACGCCCTGGCGCTGCGTCAGGAGTTCCCGTCGGTCCGGGCCGGATACCACATGAACAAGCGGCACTGGATCTCGGTCGCGGCCGGTGCGGGCATCACGCAGGAGCTGGTCGACGAGCTGGTGCGCAACGCCTACGAGCTCGTCGTCGAGGCGCTGCCCCGGGACCGGCGGCCGTGACCCGCCGGGCGGAACCTGAGGTCATGCGGCCGCCAGTTGTTGACCGGGGCACGCCGCGGGGTCAGGGTGATGGCCCAGGCATCCCGCACAGCACGCACCGTGCACGGCACACCGGAGGACCACCGTGGGCATCGTCCAGGTCGATCTCTTCCTCACGCTCGACGGCGTCTACCAGGCACCGGGCGGGCCCGACGAGGACCGCACCGGCGGTTTCGAGCACGGCGGCTGGCAGGGGGCGTACTTCGACGACGCGTCCGGTGAGTCGATCAGCGCGGAGATCGAGCGCCTGGACGCGCTGCTGCTCGGCCGCAGGACCTACGACATCTTCGCCGGCTACTGGCCCGGCCACGGTGACGACGACCCGATCGCCGCGAGGTTCAACGCGGTCCCGAAGTTCGTCGCCTCCCGCTCGCTCACCGCGGCGTCGTGGGAGGGGACCACGGTGCTGTCGGACGTCGCGGCCGAGGTGCGGGAGCTCAAGGAGCGCTTCGCGCGGATCCACGTCATCGGCAGCGGTGACCTCGTGGTGAGCCTGGTGCGGGAGGACCTCGTCGACCGGCTCAATCTCCTGCTCTACCCGCTGGTGCTGGGGTCGGGCAAGCGCTTCCTCGGCCACGGCGCCGTCCCCGCGGCGTTCTCCCTGGCGGGGCCGCCCCGGGCGTTCCCCAAGGGCGCGGTCTCGCTCGTCTACGAGCGCTCCGGCGTGCCCGTCACGGGCATCGACGTGTCGCAGCCCGCGCCGTGAGCCGGTGCCATGGGCGCGGAACGCCGCCTGTCGGGACCGGGACCACGGCGAAGCCCCTGGAGAAGGATCTCCAGGCGCTTCGCCGTGGTCGTGCTGCTCCGCCCGGGATCCCGGCGGACCGGTTCCGCGCTCGCCGGGATCCTGTGCGGTGCTCCGTCCCCGGCGGGGACGGAGCACCGGTCGTCGGCGCCGAGCTCCACCGGCGGGTTCAGGGCGCCGGGCTCAGAAGTCCCAGTTCTTGCTCTCTCAGGATGCCCAGTCCTCGTCCTCCCTGATGAGAGGCGGAAATCCTGCGGCTCCTCCAACTCCGATGGCCGCTCGTGCCATCCGCGTGCCACTCGCGATCGAAGCCGCTCTCGCCGACCAGATCGCTGCCGTCGCACATGCCCAGCTTACCGCCGGACGGCTCCGTCTGCACGGGAACTTGCGCGGCCCACAGGCAGCACGTCGCACGCTCTCCCTCCAGTTCAGTGCCCCTCCCGGGTGGGTCAGTGGCTCGTCCCACCGTTCGGAGTACCATATGCCGCGTCTGCCACCCCGTCGCCAGCTGAGCAGCAAGCTCACGTCCCCCTCGCCCCAAAGGTCAACCATTGAGTTCAGAGGCTGAGACCTCTGGCACCATTGATGACATGGCACCACTTTCATCGTGGACGACTTCCACACACGAGCCGCTTAATCGGCACACGATGGTGCACATGGTTGCCCCACCGGCGACCATCGGATCGGGAGTCGGCTGGGCTGCGTCACAGATCCCGAACCAATACACGGATCCGGATCGCGTCGCCACGATCCTCGCCAAGCTGGGGAAACCTAAAGCGGCTAAATACCTTAAGGGGAAGCTCCCTACGAGCAAGCGCACCCGCTCGGGCGACCTCGGAGAGATCATCGGAGCGCAGTACGCAACGCTTGAGCTGGGCTTTCGAGTGGTGGAGCGGTTGCGGTGGAAGGACCACCGCGAGATGTCGATGCGTGGCGATGACTTGGTTGGTGTGCGCGCGAGTACGAACGGAACGCTGGAACTGTTGAAGGGTGAGGCAAAGAGCCGCGTAAGGCTCGGAACTGCAACGGTCACGGACGCAGATGATGCACTTAAGCGCGATCGGGGACGCCCATCGCCTCATGCTCTCAGCTTCGTCGCTGACCGACTCCACGGACTCGGTGAGCACACGTTGGCAGAGCTCATCGACGACGCCCAGTTGATTTCTGGGATCAGTCAACGGCAGGTGGTCCAGCTGCTTTTTACTTTCACTGGAAATGATCCGCGGGCCCTCCTCCGCGCAAATACGACAGCGTACCGGGGACGTGTAAAGCGCCTCGCCGTCGGTCTGCAGGTGTCAGAGCATCAGGCGTTCATCGCGAAGGTGTATTCGAAGGCGATCGCTGATGCCTGAAACAGTTGATGAGATTGAGGCCGCGATCGGGGAGGCGACGACCCCCGGATTTCGTGAACAGCTTCTCGCGCGAGGAGAGGCCCGGTCGATGATCTGGCGGGACGGTGTCCTGCCCGAGGACGCGCCCGCGTTCGATGAGCTGCTCAGCTACGACCTTCTATCCTACGGCTATTCGCTCCTGGGCCTGGGGCTACGTCTCGTGGAGGCGGATGGGTCGCGGAGCCTCGCCCAACGCGCCTTTGAGGGCGCAGCTACGGCCATTGAATCAGTCATCGCCAGAGGAGCTAACTCGCGCGAACGAGGCTTCCACCGTGTCGTCGCAGCAGCCGCCTACCACCTCGGCAGCTTCTCCGCGCGGGCGTACTCACTGCTTCAGACTGCGCTCGATTCCGGTGAAGTCACGACTAGTGAGCGATGCCTCATCCACATCATCCGCAGAGAACTCGACACCCTGGCCGCGCTCATCCTGAGTCACCGCGACGAGGACGCGGCAGCAGACGCCGACCTCGTCGAGACGTTGCGCGGGCTCCTCGAGCCCGCCAGCGATGAGGAACAGGACGATGACAGCGGCGACACCGATGTCATCGACGTCGTCGACCTCGCACTGACCGACGCGTTCGTCGGCGCAATCAGCATGGCGCTGCTCGCATTCGAACGGGGCGAGGGGGCGCTCCTGGAGGAGGCCCTCAGCACACTGCAGGTCGGTCTCAGAGCCGCCAGCGAACTGAACCTAGTCCCCCAGTGGTGGTGCCATCGACTCGCGATTCACCTGCTCCGCGGCCTGTGGGAGGCCAGTTTCCACCGCCTGCTCCCGGACGACCCAATCGACGGCGGTGGCGACTGGGCACGACTGCGTGCGA carries:
- a CDS encoding MmcQ/YjbR family DNA-binding protein; protein product: MDGRTLQEVAALAAAAMPGVSLTHPFGPEHDVYKVAGRIFLMTTEVTGEPLATMKCEPEHALALRQEFPSVRAGYHMNKRHWISVAAGAGITQELVDELVRNAYELVVEALPRDRRP
- a CDS encoding dihydrofolate reductase family protein, with amino-acid sequence MGIVQVDLFLTLDGVYQAPGGPDEDRTGGFEHGGWQGAYFDDASGESISAEIERLDALLLGRRTYDIFAGYWPGHGDDDPIAARFNAVPKFVASRSLTAASWEGTTVLSDVAAEVRELKERFARIHVIGSGDLVVSLVREDLVDRLNLLLYPLVLGSGKRFLGHGAVPAAFSLAGPPRAFPKGAVSLVYERSGVPVTGIDVSQPAP
- a CDS encoding Hachiman antiphage defense system protein HamA — encoded protein: MVAPPATIGSGVGWAASQIPNQYTDPDRVATILAKLGKPKAAKYLKGKLPTSKRTRSGDLGEIIGAQYATLELGFRVVERLRWKDHREMSMRGDDLVGVRASTNGTLELLKGEAKSRVRLGTATVTDADDALKRDRGRPSPHALSFVADRLHGLGEHTLAELIDDAQLISGISQRQVVQLLFTFTGNDPRALLRANTTAYRGRVKRLAVGLQVSEHQAFIAKVYSKAIADA